Proteins from a genomic interval of Pseudoalteromonas sp. MEBiC 03607:
- the pyrC gene encoding dihydroorotase, translated as MSDINKIETLTITRPDDWHIHLRDGDQLTDTVRDASRYMGRAIIMPNLVPPATCTDSALSYYERIKAAGPQGDFEPLMVLYLTDKTSPEEIKKAKATGKIVAAKLYPAGATTNSDSGVTSIKNIYPVLEAMQEVGMLLLVHGEVTDSSIDIFDREKVFLDTILADVVTDFPKLKIVLEHITTKDAVEFVNNAPDNVAATITAHHLLYNRNHMLAGGIRPHYYCLPILKRNIHQQALIAAATSGSKKFFLGTDSAPHYKDKKEAACGCAGAYTAHAAIELYAEAFEEAGALDKLEGFASHFGPDFYGLERNKDTITLVRESWTVPASYKLGDSEVVPIKAEANMDWQVK; from the coding sequence ATGTCAGATATAAATAAGATTGAAACACTAACAATTACCCGCCCAGACGATTGGCATATTCATTTACGTGACGGTGATCAGCTTACCGATACTGTACGTGATGCAAGCCGCTATATGGGGCGCGCGATTATTATGCCAAACCTTGTTCCACCGGCCACATGCACTGACAGTGCTTTATCATATTATGAGCGAATTAAAGCCGCAGGCCCTCAGGGTGATTTTGAGCCTTTGATGGTGCTTTATTTAACGGACAAAACCTCACCAGAAGAAATCAAAAAAGCAAAAGCAACGGGTAAAATTGTTGCGGCAAAATTATACCCTGCGGGTGCAACGACCAACTCAGATTCGGGTGTAACATCAATCAAAAACATTTACCCAGTACTTGAGGCAATGCAAGAAGTAGGGATGTTGCTGCTGGTGCATGGTGAAGTGACAGATTCATCAATTGATATCTTTGACCGTGAAAAAGTTTTCCTCGATACAATTTTAGCCGATGTAGTAACTGACTTCCCTAAACTTAAAATAGTACTTGAGCATATTACGACTAAAGATGCCGTAGAGTTTGTTAATAACGCACCTGATAATGTAGCGGCTACAATCACAGCTCACCACTTACTTTATAACCGTAACCACATGCTAGCGGGCGGTATTCGTCCACATTATTATTGTTTACCAATTTTAAAACGTAATATTCATCAGCAAGCATTGATTGCTGCAGCGACAAGCGGTAGCAAAAAGTTTTTCTTAGGGACAGATTCTGCGCCTCATTATAAAGATAAAAAAGAAGCAGCGTGTGGCTGTGCAGGTGCTTATACAGCACATGCAGCGATTGAATTATATGCTGAAGCATTTGAAGAGGCGGGAGCCTTAGATAAGCTGGAAGGTTTTGCGAGCCATTTTGGCCCTGACTTCTACGGTTTAGAGCGTAATAAAGACACGATCACACTGGTAAGAGAAAGCTGGACTGTTCCTGCAAGTTACAAACTAGGAGACTCTGAGGTAGTGCCGATCAAAGCTGAAGCTAACATGGATTGGCAAGTTAAATAA
- a CDS encoding cold-shock protein: MSNTVTGKVKFFNEAKGFGFIEQENGPDVFVHFSAITGTGFRTLSEGQQVSFGIKQGQKGPEAENVEVA, from the coding sequence ATGTCAAACACGGTTACTGGTAAAGTTAAGTTCTTCAACGAAGCAAAAGGCTTCGGTTTTATTGAACAAGAAAATGGTCCTGACGTATTTGTACACTTCAGTGCTATCACAGGTACAGGCTTCCGCACTTTAAGCGAAGGCCAACAAGTATCTTTCGGCATCAAACAAGGTCAAAAAGGCCCTGAAGCTGAGAACGTAGAAGTAGCATAA
- a CDS encoding response regulator transcription factor — MSIGNNILLVDDHPMVATAIKMVLSKSTLVNEVKAVASQKEALQFLKSNNVALAILDIELEDSDGFSLYKRAVSSGFSGKVLFLSAKQDKHIIRTAAKLGAQGFVNKAESLEDISSAVEMILRGYTFFPQEHLIASEKDIDELLTERELAVMNYLLQGLSNKDIGEKLFISNKTVSTYKTKIFEKLEVDSIISLAKLVKDRAIF, encoded by the coding sequence ATGAGCATAGGAAACAATATACTTTTGGTAGACGACCACCCAATGGTTGCAACAGCAATCAAGATGGTACTATCAAAGTCAACTCTGGTTAATGAAGTAAAAGCTGTTGCGAGTCAAAAGGAAGCATTACAGTTTTTAAAAAGTAATAATGTCGCGCTAGCTATTTTAGATATCGAATTAGAAGATTCAGATGGCTTTAGTTTATACAAACGCGCAGTTAGCAGTGGCTTCTCTGGTAAAGTGCTATTTTTATCAGCAAAGCAAGATAAACACATTATTCGAACAGCGGCTAAATTAGGCGCGCAAGGTTTTGTTAACAAGGCTGAAAGCTTAGAGGATATTTCATCTGCAGTAGAGATGATTTTAAGGGGTTATACCTTCTTTCCTCAAGAGCATTTAATAGCATCTGAAAAAGATATTGATGAATTACTGACAGAGCGAGAGCTTGCAGTGATGAATTACTTACTACAGGGCCTCTCAAACAAAGATATCGGTGAAAAGCTGTTTATTAGTAACAAAACAGTAAGTACGTACAAGACAAAAATCTTTGAAAAGCTTGAGGTTGATTCAATTATCTCTTTAGCAAAGCTTGTTAAAGACCGCGCCATATTTTGA
- a CDS encoding DUF3450 domain-containing protein: MSVKIRKSLVASALVGAFAFASSNVIADPLKDVQDAGQQIQKAAVKSQTKIDNVYGQTQELIAEYRSVVDETELMKVYNDHVARLVADQNASIESFDRQIATIDNTKQNVVPLMYRMIDTLEQFIKADVPFNLENRLARVERLRDIMASASVTTSEKFRQVLEAYTVETAYSSAVTASQGTLEVDGKNINVDFGRLGRITYVAQSFDLKHAWVWDNNTKQWKELGEEYLKPVKEVIRMARKQATLELVKLPIFGAE, encoded by the coding sequence ATGTCTGTTAAAATCAGAAAGAGTCTTGTAGCATCAGCGTTGGTTGGCGCTTTTGCATTTGCAAGCAGCAATGTGATTGCAGATCCTTTGAAAGATGTGCAAGATGCAGGTCAACAAATTCAAAAGGCTGCTGTTAAGTCTCAAACTAAAATTGACAATGTATATGGTCAAACTCAGGAGCTAATCGCTGAGTACCGTAGCGTTGTTGACGAAACTGAGCTAATGAAGGTGTATAATGATCACGTAGCACGTTTGGTCGCTGACCAAAACGCGTCTATCGAATCGTTTGACCGTCAAATCGCAACAATCGATAACACGAAACAAAACGTTGTGCCTTTGATGTATCGCATGATCGATACGCTTGAGCAATTCATCAAAGCGGACGTTCCGTTCAATCTTGAAAACCGCCTAGCACGTGTTGAAAGACTACGTGACATCATGGCATCAGCTTCAGTTACTACATCTGAAAAATTCCGCCAAGTTCTTGAAGCTTACACTGTTGAAACTGCATACAGCTCAGCTGTTACAGCTTCACAAGGTACGCTTGAAGTTGATGGCAAAAACATCAACGTAGACTTCGGTCGTTTAGGTCGTATCACTTACGTAGCACAGTCTTTTGACCTTAAGCACGCGTGGGTGTGGGATAACAACACTAAACAGTGGAAAGAATTAGGTGAAGAATACCTAAAACCTGTTAAAGAAGTTATCCGTATGGCGCGTAAACAAGCGACATTAGAACTTGTTAAACTACCAATCTTTGGCGCGGAGTAA
- a CDS encoding MotA/TolQ/ExbB proton channel family protein — MKKLFKGFAVAAVLSVSAGTALNAHANTDALDKILEQVKQERISEGKLNKQREQEFLSARADKQALLNKAKSDLAAEKARGDRLSKEYAQNENTLAEKEQALLNAQGTLGEMFGVVRRAAADAIGSIEASLVSAEKPGRAEVLRSLAAAKELPTVRELEELWISLQTEMTESAKVSTFETEVAGLDGSSSMKKVTRIGNFNLVTDEGYLIYSPETKAIQPLGKQPDSYILAGISDLEKTSADNYAGVYIDPTRGAILRINTQKKSLMEYYEQGAEVGYIITVLLVVGLLIFIVRFIDLALTSTKIKSQLKNLSTPNTNNPLGRILKVYADNKNQDVENLELKLDEAILRETPRIEAGINIIKILAAIAPLLGLLGTVIGMILTFQTITLFGTGDPKIMAGNISLALVTTALGLIAALPLILLHSIVAGRSKSVLHVLDEQSAGIIAAHAEKEKA; from the coding sequence ATGAAGAAACTATTTAAAGGTTTTGCTGTTGCAGCAGTACTATCTGTTTCTGCAGGTACCGCGCTTAATGCACACGCAAACACTGATGCTTTAGACAAAATTCTTGAGCAAGTTAAGCAAGAACGTATTTCTGAAGGTAAATTAAACAAGCAACGTGAACAAGAGTTCCTTTCAGCTCGTGCTGACAAGCAAGCGTTACTTAACAAAGCAAAAAGCGATCTAGCTGCTGAAAAAGCACGTGGTGACCGTTTATCTAAAGAATACGCACAAAACGAAAATACTTTAGCTGAGAAAGAGCAAGCTCTTTTAAATGCTCAAGGTACGTTAGGTGAGATGTTCGGTGTTGTACGTCGTGCAGCTGCTGATGCAATCGGTTCAATCGAAGCATCACTTGTTTCTGCTGAAAAACCAGGACGTGCTGAAGTACTTCGCTCACTAGCTGCTGCGAAAGAGCTTCCAACTGTACGTGAACTTGAAGAACTTTGGATTTCTCTTCAAACTGAAATGACTGAATCAGCTAAAGTTTCAACTTTCGAAACTGAAGTTGCAGGTCTTGACGGTTCATCTTCAATGAAGAAAGTAACGCGTATTGGTAACTTCAACTTAGTTACTGACGAAGGTTACTTAATCTACTCTCCAGAAACTAAAGCGATCCAACCTCTAGGTAAGCAACCTGATAGCTACATCCTAGCGGGTATCAGCGATTTAGAAAAAACTTCTGCAGATAACTACGCTGGCGTATACATCGACCCGACTCGCGGCGCGATCTTACGTATCAACACGCAGAAGAAATCGTTAATGGAATACTACGAGCAAGGTGCTGAAGTAGGTTACATCATCACAGTATTACTTGTTGTTGGTCTACTTATCTTCATCGTTCGTTTCATTGATCTTGCGCTGACTAGCACTAAGATTAAGAGCCAGCTTAAAAACCTTTCTACTCCGAATACAAACAACCCACTGGGTCGTATTCTTAAGGTTTACGCTGACAACAAGAATCAAGACGTTGAAAACCTTGAGCTTAAACTTGACGAAGCAATTCTACGTGAAACGCCTCGCATCGAAGCTGGTATCAACATCATCAAGATCTTGGCAGCAATCGCTCCATTACTAGGTCTACTAGGTACGGTTATCGGTATGATCCTAACGTTCCAAACAATCACATTGTTCGGTACAGGTGATCCGAAGATCATGGCTGGTAACATCTCTCTAGCACTTGTTACTACTGCGCTAGGTCTAATTGCAGCTCTACCACTTATCCTACTTCACTCAATTGTTGCGGGTCGTAGTAAGTCGGTTTTACATGTCCTTGATGAGCAAAGCGCTGGTATTATCGCTGCTCACGCGGAGAAGGAGAAAGCCTAA
- a CDS encoding MotA/TolQ/ExbB proton channel family protein, with translation MLVLMEIWESIRDFVGTGGQVLYVVAIALFLMWVLMIERYWFLLAEFPRMTKDIVAQWDARQDTTSWYAHRIREAWISEASEKLDQRMLLIKTLVAVCPLIGLLGTVTGMIAVFETMATQGTGNARLMASGISMATIPTMAGMVAALSGVFFSSRLEARARMAKAKLVDSMPHH, from the coding sequence ATGCTAGTCCTGATGGAGATCTGGGAATCTATCAGGGATTTTGTTGGCACAGGCGGCCAGGTTTTATACGTGGTCGCGATAGCACTCTTTCTTATGTGGGTTTTAATGATTGAGCGCTATTGGTTCCTACTAGCTGAGTTTCCTCGTATGACGAAGGATATCGTAGCTCAGTGGGATGCCCGCCAAGACACTACGTCTTGGTACGCACACAGAATCCGTGAAGCATGGATTTCTGAAGCGTCTGAAAAATTAGATCAGCGTATGTTGTTGATTAAGACATTAGTAGCTGTTTGTCCTTTAATCGGCTTACTAGGTACTGTAACGGGTATGATCGCGGTTTTCGAAACCATGGCTACTCAAGGTACTGGTAACGCACGTTTAATGGCATCAGGTATTTCAATGGCAACAATCCCAACAATGGCTGGAATGGTTGCGGCACTATCTGGAGTATTCTTTAGCTCACGCCTTGAGGCAAGAGCGAGAATGGCGAAAGCTAAACTTGTAGATAGCATGCCTCATCACTAG
- a CDS encoding biopolymer transporter ExbD, with translation MARKQRFREEEEAAVDMTPMLDIVFIMLIFFIVTTSFVKEAGIEVNKPKAAAATKQKNANIFVAIRADGAIWIDKQQVDVERVSAKLESLLAEQPTEVVILQADKEAKHGVVVKVMDQIKATGDNLKISIAGDQ, from the coding sequence ATGGCACGTAAACAACGTTTTCGTGAAGAAGAAGAAGCAGCGGTTGACATGACGCCAATGCTTGACATCGTATTTATCATGCTTATTTTCTTTATCGTAACTACATCGTTCGTTAAAGAGGCTGGTATCGAAGTCAATAAACCTAAAGCAGCTGCAGCTACGAAGCAAAAAAATGCAAACATTTTTGTTGCTATCCGTGCTGACGGTGCAATCTGGATTGATAAACAACAAGTAGACGTTGAGCGTGTATCAGCTAAACTTGAAAGTTTATTAGCAGAACAACCTACTGAAGTTGTAATTTTGCAAGCTGATAAAGAAGCAAAACACGGCGTAGTAGTTAAAGTTATGGACCAGATCAAAGCGACGGGTGATAACCTTAAAATTTCAATAGCTGGAGATCAGTAA
- a CDS encoding energy transducer TonB yields the protein MIRFLFSLIAGGAVTFGLFYFMAYLISGGADRATEQKEQIVVEIMTNPPESKVQERKRVPPPPPPPPKQPPKPQPPQPENSNPNTGGLSFNMPSIDVGSTAGGLSGPGAFGRDGDATPIVRIEPKYPTQAARDGKEGWVQLSFTINEVGGVEDIEVIDADPKRIFDREAKRALSKWKYRPKVIDGKPQKQFGLQVQLDFKLNQGN from the coding sequence ATGATTCGTTTTCTGTTTTCACTGATTGCAGGTGGGGCAGTTACTTTCGGCTTGTTCTACTTCATGGCGTACCTCATCTCCGGTGGAGCTGATCGTGCGACTGAACAAAAAGAACAGATTGTAGTCGAAATTATGACGAATCCGCCTGAATCTAAGGTGCAGGAGAGGAAGCGTGTTCCGCCTCCGCCTCCGCCACCGCCAAAGCAGCCGCCTAAACCGCAGCCGCCTCAGCCGGAAAACAGCAACCCAAATACTGGTGGTTTGTCATTTAATATGCCAAGCATCGATGTGGGAAGCACAGCTGGTGGCCTAAGTGGTCCTGGTGCATTTGGACGTGATGGTGATGCTACACCTATCGTTCGTATTGAACCAAAATACCCAACGCAAGCAGCGCGTGATGGTAAAGAAGGTTGGGTTCAACTTTCATTCACTATCAACGAAGTAGGTGGTGTAGAAGATATCGAAGTGATCGATGCAGATCCTAAACGTATCTTCGACCGCGAAGCTAAGCGAGCGTTATCTAAGTGGAAATACCGTCCAAAAGTTATTGATGGTAAGCCACAAAAGCAATTTGGTCTTCAAGTACAACTAGACTTTAAACTTAATCAAGGCAACTAA
- a CDS encoding tetratricopeptide repeat protein, with amino-acid sequence MRNLSKVTALALLMSLSGVVFTAPALAAPDYAKIEERKKAKTKVMGERVGKKVIKAFDLYNEEKLDEAIALLKEIDASDDFDRATVDRYLGQMYAQKEQYQLAIKHIQAAVKPDVLNFADQEQGLKLLGDMYAGTEQYAKAKEAYAAWMDFTGEEDDKVYTRIAQANYELKLYKDVLPAADKAIELAKEPAKASYQLKLAAYFELKQYKNMVEVAEEIVRVWPEDKKAWVGLGKYYLQTEDFKKGLATMEVAYKNGYFENEVEYKVLSNFYSLNDIPYKAAVVLEKAINENKVKRNKQNISAVASNYHRSKDIEKAAKYYEEAAKFDDDAELYRKAGSLLLQSQNYSAAVVRLNKALELGSDKKGTIYSDLAEAYYYQEKYKQAYNAITKAMDDPRTRKFAKSWSTFIKDKANRNGVKI; translated from the coding sequence ATGAGAAATTTATCTAAAGTAACTGCTCTTGCGCTTCTTATGTCACTTTCGGGTGTGGTATTTACTGCACCTGCTTTAGCGGCGCCAGACTACGCGAAAATTGAAGAGCGTAAAAAAGCAAAAACTAAAGTTATGGGTGAGCGCGTTGGTAAGAAAGTAATTAAAGCGTTTGACTTGTACAATGAAGAAAAGCTTGACGAAGCCATTGCATTGCTTAAAGAAATTGATGCATCGGATGACTTCGACAGAGCAACTGTTGACCGTTATTTAGGTCAAATGTACGCTCAAAAAGAGCAGTACCAGTTAGCTATCAAGCACATTCAAGCAGCTGTTAAACCTGATGTTTTAAACTTTGCCGACCAAGAGCAAGGCCTAAAACTATTAGGTGACATGTACGCAGGTACAGAGCAATATGCAAAAGCAAAAGAAGCTTATGCAGCTTGGATGGACTTCACAGGTGAGGAAGACGACAAAGTTTATACACGTATTGCACAAGCAAACTACGAGTTAAAACTTTATAAAGACGTACTTCCTGCTGCAGACAAAGCAATCGAATTGGCAAAAGAGCCTGCTAAAGCCTCTTACCAATTAAAGCTTGCTGCCTATTTTGAACTTAAACAGTACAAAAACATGGTAGAAGTAGCTGAAGAGATTGTTCGTGTTTGGCCTGAAGACAAAAAAGCCTGGGTTGGTTTGGGTAAATATTACCTACAAACCGAAGACTTCAAGAAAGGTCTTGCGACCATGGAAGTTGCCTATAAAAATGGCTATTTTGAAAATGAAGTTGAATACAAAGTACTTTCTAACTTCTATTCGTTAAACGATATTCCTTACAAAGCAGCAGTTGTGCTTGAAAAGGCAATTAACGAAAATAAAGTTAAGCGTAATAAGCAAAATATCAGTGCAGTGGCATCTAATTACCACCGCTCAAAAGATATTGAGAAAGCAGCTAAATACTATGAAGAAGCGGCTAAATTTGATGACGATGCAGAGCTTTACCGCAAAGCAGGTTCATTACTTTTACAATCGCAAAACTATAGTGCAGCCGTTGTTCGTTTGAACAAGGCGTTAGAGTTAGGTTCTGATAAAAAGGGAACTATCTACTCTGACTTAGCTGAAGCTTATTACTACCAAGAGAAGTACAAGCAAGCTTATAACGCTATCACTAAAGCAATGGACGATCCGCGTACGCGTAAATTCGCGAAGAGCTGGTCAACCTTCATCAAAGATAAAGCGAACCGTAATGGCGTGAAAATCTAA
- a CDS encoding TraR/DksA C4-type zinc finger protein translates to MNNTEIQTKLSAELAQVRQRLLDMLTNSDQGYHQQLLSQLSETPPADWLELTSNKLGPEYQILISRLEKLEAALCQIDIGQYGYCCDCEEKIDDERLLADPASQRCRSCAP, encoded by the coding sequence ATGAACAATACTGAAATTCAAACAAAGTTATCTGCAGAACTTGCGCAGGTTAGACAACGTTTACTCGATATGCTAACTAATTCTGATCAAGGCTATCACCAACAATTGCTTTCGCAATTAAGCGAAACCCCTCCTGCAGATTGGCTAGAATTAACCTCAAATAAGCTGGGTCCTGAATATCAAATTTTAATTTCTAGACTCGAAAAGCTAGAGGCAGCGTTATGCCAAATAGACATTGGGCAATATGGCTATTGTTGCGATTGCGAAGAAAAAATTGATGATGAACGCTTATTAGCAGACCCTGCTAGCCAACGCTGTAGAAGCTGCGCTCCTTAG
- a CDS encoding tRNA-dihydrouridine synthase, with amino-acid sequence MRLVLAPMEGVVDFKMRQLLTDLGGFDLCVTEFVRVVEDTLPERVFHRYCPELKAGGYTRAGTPVRIQLLGQVPNALAENAVKAIRLGSHGIDLNFGCPAKTVNKSKGGAVLLKDPEHMYEIIKAVRDAVDPRHEVSAKIRLGFDDDSNSQEIVDSVVSAGASSLAIHARTKRDGYNPPAYWEKIPPLIKNKNIAVVANGEIWQVEDALLCQKRSHCQDLMLGRGALAMPDLAKQIKAHVENEQYTPMLWEHVIYHIIHSSMHQDESKCEKYFASRTKQWLGYLKRQYPQANALFDEIRRLKAKNEVADVLRKYAKAPSIDANHN; translated from the coding sequence ATGCGACTAGTTTTAGCACCAATGGAGGGAGTTGTCGATTTCAAAATGAGACAGCTACTCACTGATTTAGGTGGATTTGATTTATGCGTTACAGAGTTTGTTCGTGTCGTTGAAGACACACTACCCGAGCGTGTATTTCATCGTTATTGCCCTGAATTAAAAGCCGGTGGTTATACCCGTGCTGGAACACCAGTGCGGATTCAATTACTAGGCCAAGTTCCTAATGCATTGGCTGAAAATGCAGTCAAGGCAATACGCTTAGGATCTCATGGTATCGACTTAAATTTTGGCTGCCCAGCAAAAACTGTTAATAAAAGTAAAGGTGGTGCTGTACTTTTGAAAGATCCTGAGCACATGTACGAAATAATCAAAGCCGTACGTGATGCAGTTGATCCACGTCATGAGGTCAGTGCAAAAATCAGACTAGGGTTTGATGACGATAGCAACAGCCAAGAAATTGTTGATTCTGTTGTCAGTGCGGGTGCATCAAGTCTTGCTATTCATGCAAGAACGAAAAGAGATGGATATAATCCACCGGCATATTGGGAAAAGATCCCTCCGTTAATCAAAAATAAAAACATTGCTGTGGTTGCTAATGGTGAAATTTGGCAAGTTGAAGATGCATTGCTGTGTCAAAAACGCAGTCATTGCCAAGACTTAATGCTTGGTCGTGGTGCTCTAGCAATGCCTGATTTAGCAAAGCAAATAAAAGCACATGTCGAAAATGAGCAGTACACTCCGATGCTTTGGGAGCATGTGATTTACCATATTATTCACTCTTCTATGCATCAAGATGAAAGCAAGTGTGAGAAATATTTTGCTTCTCGAACCAAGCAGTGGCTTGGATACCTAAAACGCCAGTACCCACAGGCCAACGCACTTTTTGATGAGATTAGGCGTTTAAAAGCCAAAAATGAAGTTGCAGATGTACTTAGAAAGTATGCCAAAGCGCCGAGTATTGATGCAAATCATAACTAG
- a CDS encoding DUF692 domain-containing protein, giving the protein MLKESVADFGQIGLGLRREMLDEMLIDVPKPIEFLEVAPENWLKLGGRFGKQFKQLTEQHAFVCHGLSLSIGSPAALDIDFVKSLKAFFKEHNIRLFSEHLSYCSGEGHMYDLMPIPFTEDAIKHVSSRIRQVQDILEQPIAIENVSYYGAPGQQMTELEFTNAVLEEADCQLLLDVNNIYVNSINHGYDAEQFLAALPTKRIAYGHVAGHYTEAEDLLVDTHGAPVIDPVWQLLEKAYAVHGVFPTLLERDFNIPPMAELLAELKTIEALQHAANKQNQVTVKHSA; this is encoded by the coding sequence ATGTTAAAAGAATCAGTAGCTGATTTTGGGCAAATTGGCTTAGGTTTACGCCGGGAAATGCTTGATGAAATGCTCATCGATGTTCCTAAACCCATTGAGTTTTTAGAAGTTGCACCAGAAAACTGGCTAAAGCTTGGAGGGCGTTTTGGTAAACAATTTAAACAGCTAACCGAGCAGCATGCCTTTGTTTGTCATGGTTTATCGTTATCGATCGGCTCACCTGCAGCGCTTGATATTGACTTTGTGAAATCACTTAAAGCCTTCTTTAAAGAGCATAATATTCGTTTGTTTAGTGAGCATTTAAGCTACTGTTCGGGCGAAGGGCACATGTACGATTTGATGCCTATTCCGTTTACTGAAGATGCAATTAAGCATGTCTCCTCGCGGATCAGACAAGTACAAGATATTCTTGAACAGCCAATTGCTATTGAAAATGTATCTTACTATGGTGCCCCTGGGCAGCAAATGACTGAACTTGAGTTTACTAATGCAGTTTTAGAGGAAGCTGATTGCCAACTATTGCTTGATGTAAACAATATCTATGTAAACTCTATTAATCATGGTTATGATGCTGAGCAATTCTTAGCAGCATTACCAACTAAACGTATCGCTTATGGTCATGTTGCGGGCCATTACACTGAGGCTGAAGATTTACTCGTTGATACCCATGGTGCGCCAGTCATCGATCCTGTTTGGCAATTGCTTGAAAAAGCCTACGCAGTTCATGGAGTTTTTCCTACTTTGTTAGAGCGTGACTTTAATATTCCACCTATGGCTGAGTTATTAGCTGAGCTGAAAACTATTGAAGCCTTGCAGCACGCAGCCAATAAGCAAAACCAAGTAACGGTGAAACACAGTGCATAA
- a CDS encoding putative DNA-binding domain-containing protein: MHNHFTQVQQAFMAHIRDPENNAKPSDVEERRMAIYRDLFFNNVDGFVSSAYPVLKSLYSEQAWHRLVRQFFSQHNCKSPYFLDIAGEFLAFLANDYEMQSDDPAFMLELAHYEWVELDVSVAKKLVNEVGLSAHQVTSSPLYLSSLARNLSYSFPVHTISVDNQPSEPAAEASYFVVYRDGDDEVQFLSTNAMTALLLNIIESQPGINLNDVCQVVAEHAPQFSQEQLYQGALNTLSAMAERGIVVTNTLV, encoded by the coding sequence GTGCATAATCATTTTACGCAAGTACAACAAGCGTTTATGGCGCATATTCGCGACCCTGAGAATAATGCTAAGCCTAGTGATGTTGAAGAGCGTCGCATGGCGATTTACCGCGATTTATTTTTTAATAATGTGGATGGTTTTGTCAGCTCTGCATATCCAGTACTTAAAAGTTTATATTCAGAGCAAGCTTGGCACAGACTCGTTAGGCAATTTTTCAGTCAGCACAACTGTAAATCTCCTTATTTTTTAGATATAGCAGGCGAGTTTTTGGCCTTTCTTGCTAATGACTATGAAATGCAAAGTGATGATCCTGCGTTCATGTTAGAACTGGCTCATTATGAGTGGGTTGAGCTAGATGTGTCGGTTGCTAAAAAACTTGTAAATGAAGTTGGCTTATCGGCTCATCAAGTGACAAGTTCCCCATTATATTTAAGTTCACTGGCTCGTAATTTGAGTTATAGCTTCCCAGTTCATACCATCAGTGTCGATAACCAGCCGAGTGAGCCCGCAGCTGAGGCAAGCTACTTTGTGGTATATCGGGATGGCGATGACGAAGTGCAGTTTTTATCAACAAATGCGATGACCGCATTACTACTTAATATTATTGAATCTCAGCCAGGTATAAACTTAAATGATGTATGCCAAGTAGTTGCAGAGCATGCTCCTCAATTTAGCCAAGAGCAGCTTTATCAGGGAGCGCTCAATACCTTAAGTGCCATGGCAGAGCGTGGTATCGTAGTTACTAATACATTGGTTTAA
- the apt gene encoding adenine phosphoribosyltransferase: MTQATSTLIKQSIATIADYPKPGIMFRDVTTLMANAEAFKATIDSFIAAYKDQGFTKIIGTESRGFIFGAPLSYALGIPFIPVRKPGKLPREVISQNYQLEYGEDTLELHTDAIVSGDKVLLVDDLLATGGTIEATAKLVAKLGGNATDAAFVVSLPELGGEQRVADMGIKILKLVEFEGE; the protein is encoded by the coding sequence ATGACTCAAGCAACTTCAACGCTCATCAAACAGAGCATTGCAACGATCGCTGATTACCCTAAGCCGGGCATTATGTTCCGCGATGTAACAACTTTAATGGCTAACGCTGAGGCATTTAAAGCAACGATAGACAGCTTTATTGCGGCATATAAAGACCAAGGTTTTACTAAAATCATTGGTACTGAATCTCGTGGTTTTATTTTTGGTGCGCCACTTTCTTATGCTCTTGGTATTCCATTTATTCCAGTTCGTAAACCAGGCAAGCTTCCTCGCGAAGTGATTTCACAAAACTATCAATTAGAATATGGTGAAGACACGCTTGAACTTCATACAGATGCTATCGTTTCTGGTGATAAAGTGTTATTAGTAGATGACTTACTTGCCACAGGTGGCACAATTGAAGCAACAGCAAAATTAGTTGCAAAACTGGGTGGTAATGCAACGGATGCCGCATTTGTTGTATCTTTACCTGAGCTTGGTGGTGAACAACGTGTTGCTGATATGGGCATCAAAATCTTAAAGTTGGTTGAATTCGAAGGCGAATAA